The following coding sequences are from one Streptomyces sp. NBC_00536 window:
- a CDS encoding amidase domain-containing protein, which translates to MALAAVLSYAFLPSSSASEAPQKHTADSASLKTFARIADDVLSQRTEALVEDQPGHHPATSGQKTRMSPQLQKDEKDALSSLRSRKTRLQALGEAYSAADTKVVVDKATVTKGKATVQVTEDTTLTYKKVHGDEPTTTGFKTRYEMNLVGKPGGAWELTSIASKENGPVAVNEPTLAKAAVVQDDGQTYPDGTPASTKYPAPAKPKAKTGGAYDYAAMATYAEKYWKNYNPAYRQFNGAGGDCTNFISQSLKAGGWKNAPGSTSDYRDWWYDGSLQTDSWAGANEWAWFTNSNNRAPNLAYVYQLDVGDILQMDFNRDGSKDHSMIVTYRSSAGTPYVTYHSTNTYRKSVASLIASYPNAVYFAYRT; encoded by the coding sequence GTGGCTCTGGCCGCAGTCCTGTCGTACGCATTCCTGCCCTCCTCCTCCGCGAGCGAGGCTCCTCAGAAGCACACCGCGGACAGCGCGAGTCTGAAGACCTTCGCCCGCATAGCCGACGACGTGCTGTCCCAGCGCACCGAGGCCCTCGTCGAGGACCAGCCGGGGCACCACCCCGCCACCTCGGGCCAGAAGACGCGCATGTCGCCCCAGTTGCAGAAGGACGAGAAGGACGCGCTCTCGTCGCTGCGCTCCCGCAAGACCCGCCTGCAGGCGCTCGGCGAGGCCTACAGCGCCGCCGACACCAAGGTCGTCGTGGACAAGGCCACGGTCACCAAGGGCAAGGCGACCGTGCAGGTCACCGAGGACACCACCCTCACCTACAAGAAGGTCCACGGCGACGAGCCGACGACGACCGGCTTCAAGACGCGCTACGAGATGAACCTCGTCGGCAAGCCGGGCGGTGCCTGGGAGCTGACCTCGATCGCCTCCAAGGAGAACGGCCCGGTCGCGGTCAACGAGCCGACCCTCGCCAAGGCGGCCGTCGTCCAGGACGACGGCCAGACCTACCCCGACGGCACCCCGGCGTCCACCAAGTACCCCGCGCCGGCCAAGCCCAAGGCGAAGACCGGCGGCGCCTACGACTACGCCGCCATGGCGACGTACGCCGAGAAGTACTGGAAGAACTACAACCCGGCGTACCGGCAGTTCAACGGAGCCGGAGGGGACTGCACCAACTTCATCAGCCAGTCCCTGAAGGCGGGCGGCTGGAAGAACGCCCCCGGGTCCACCTCGGACTACCGCGACTGGTGGTACGACGGCTCACTCCAGACCGATTCCTGGGCGGGCGCCAACGAATGGGCCTGGTTCACGAACTCCAACAACCGGGCGCCGAACCTGGCGTACGTCTACCAGCTGGATGTCGGTGACATCCTGCAGATGGACTTCAACCGGGACGGTTCCAAGGACCACTCGATGATCGTGACGTACCGGAGCAGCGCGGGAACGCCCTACGTCACGTACCACTCGACGAACACCTACCGGAAGTCCGTCGCGAGCCTTATCGCCTCGTACCCCAACGCGGTGTACTTCGCCTACCGCACCTGA
- a CDS encoding AAA family ATPase encodes MSVSTPFVMPSAPQLDVAGELLALLRDTTTEPRPDIQLEALTLAVAADLPVLLWGEPGIGKTAALTQLAVSLDLPLTTVIASVHEPSDFSGLPVIGDDPAEQGVPMAPPDWAVRLVRAGRGLLFLDELSTAPPAVQAALLRLVLERRIGALQLPPGVRIVAAANPRSSAADGWELSPPLANRFVHLQWTHDHEVVVRGLGGTWPRATLPRLDPERLPGAVGFARRAVCGLLAARPALVHRLPGNEARRGGPWPSPRSWDMALTLTAFATAAGSSREVLSLLVRGTVGDGPGLELLASVDRMDLPDPETLLADPAGATLPERGDLRQAVLDGVVAAVRTRPEKSRWDAAWELLVKALDTGAPDLVVVPATALAALRRDEWDVPASIERLAGAVSLSRRADRATARAAAATQTGRP; translated from the coding sequence ATGTCCGTTTCCACGCCCTTTGTTATGCCGTCCGCTCCGCAGCTCGACGTCGCCGGTGAGCTGCTGGCCCTGCTCCGCGACACGACCACCGAACCGCGTCCCGACATCCAGCTGGAGGCCCTCACCCTGGCCGTCGCCGCCGACCTGCCCGTCCTCCTGTGGGGCGAGCCGGGGATCGGCAAGACCGCTGCCCTGACCCAGCTCGCCGTGTCCCTGGACCTGCCCCTGACCACGGTGATCGCCAGCGTCCACGAACCGTCCGACTTCTCCGGCCTGCCCGTCATCGGGGACGACCCCGCGGAACAGGGAGTTCCGATGGCCCCGCCGGACTGGGCCGTGCGCCTGGTCCGCGCCGGGCGGGGGCTGCTCTTCCTGGACGAACTCTCCACCGCGCCACCCGCCGTGCAGGCCGCCCTGCTCCGGCTCGTACTGGAACGGCGGATCGGCGCGCTCCAACTGCCGCCCGGCGTCCGGATCGTCGCCGCCGCCAACCCGCGCTCCTCGGCGGCCGACGGCTGGGAGCTGAGCCCACCGCTCGCCAACCGGTTCGTCCACCTGCAATGGACCCACGACCACGAGGTCGTGGTCCGCGGCCTCGGCGGGACCTGGCCGCGCGCGACACTGCCCCGGCTCGACCCGGAACGGCTGCCGGGCGCCGTCGGCTTCGCCCGGCGCGCGGTCTGCGGACTCCTGGCCGCGCGCCCCGCGCTGGTGCACCGGCTGCCCGGCAACGAGGCGCGCCGGGGCGGCCCCTGGCCGTCACCGCGCAGCTGGGACATGGCCCTGACCCTGACCGCCTTCGCGACCGCGGCCGGATCCTCCCGGGAGGTGCTCTCCCTGCTGGTCCGGGGCACCGTGGGGGACGGCCCCGGACTGGAACTGCTCGCGAGCGTCGACCGGATGGACCTGCCGGACCCCGAGACCCTCCTCGCCGACCCGGCGGGCGCCACCCTCCCCGAACGCGGCGACCTGCGCCAGGCCGTCCTCGACGGTGTGGTGGCGGCGGTCCGCACGCGCCCCGAGAAGTCCCGCTGGGACGCTGCGTGGGAACTCCTGGTCAAGGCGCTGGACACCGGGGCCCCGGACCTCGTGGTCGTCCCCGCGACCGCCCTCGCCGCACTGCGCCGTGACGAGTGGGACGTACCGGCGTCCATCGAGCGGCTCGCCGGAGCGGTGTCCCTGTCCCGCAGGGCGGACCGGGCGACGGCCCGCGCCGCGGCCGCGACGCAGACCGGGCGGCCTTGA
- a CDS encoding vWA domain-containing protein: MDGAAPGALDLGKLYAARLHATRVRPYLATALFALHVVESRRVPTMAVDRHWRCYVSAAFVDRTPVEELAGVWVHEVSHLLRDHHGRSDRVARERGLTGPGERLRMNIAADCEINDDAFGDGLVEPEGAVVPGTLGLTPGELMEDYLREFRLGPRTQGIIWLDCGSGADGLDRAWDLGPDGAHGLAAHERDAVRFRVAQGINARPGDAPKGWQRWAEEAFQPPQPWRDLLGAAVRSAASGSGAGEDYTYGRPSRRSAGLPGVVLPSLRRKPPRVCVIIDTSGSVSDAELGSALHEVAAISRAVGGRRDLITVVACDAAAQSAHSLCAAGGIPLLGGGGTDLRTGFAKALRAGAPPDVIVVLTDGQTPWPDARPPCRTVVGLFPRQRSGGSWDEDDPDYEPDTPPAWARVVTIGSAA; the protein is encoded by the coding sequence ATGGACGGCGCGGCGCCGGGGGCGCTGGATCTCGGCAAGCTCTACGCCGCCCGGCTGCACGCCACCCGGGTCCGGCCCTACCTCGCGACGGCGCTGTTCGCCCTGCACGTCGTGGAGTCACGGCGGGTGCCGACCATGGCCGTCGACCGGCACTGGCGGTGCTACGTATCGGCGGCGTTCGTGGACCGGACACCGGTGGAGGAACTCGCCGGGGTCTGGGTGCACGAGGTCTCGCACCTGCTGCGCGACCACCACGGGCGCAGCGACCGGGTCGCGCGCGAGCGCGGCCTGACCGGCCCGGGGGAGCGGCTGCGGATGAACATCGCCGCGGACTGCGAGATCAACGACGACGCGTTCGGGGACGGACTGGTCGAGCCCGAGGGCGCCGTCGTGCCCGGGACCCTGGGGCTGACGCCCGGGGAGCTGATGGAGGACTACCTGCGCGAGTTCCGGCTCGGCCCGCGGACGCAGGGCATCATCTGGCTCGACTGCGGCAGCGGCGCCGACGGTCTGGACCGCGCGTGGGACCTGGGACCTGACGGCGCGCACGGGCTCGCCGCCCACGAACGCGACGCGGTGCGCTTCCGGGTGGCGCAGGGCATCAACGCCCGCCCGGGCGACGCCCCGAAGGGCTGGCAGCGGTGGGCGGAGGAGGCGTTCCAACCGCCGCAGCCGTGGCGGGACCTGCTGGGGGCGGCGGTCCGCTCGGCCGCGTCCGGCTCCGGCGCGGGCGAGGACTACACCTACGGCCGCCCGTCGCGCCGCTCGGCCGGGCTGCCCGGGGTGGTGCTGCCGAGCCTGCGCCGCAAGCCGCCCCGGGTCTGCGTGATCATCGACACCTCCGGGTCGGTGAGCGACGCCGAACTGGGCAGCGCCCTCCACGAGGTCGCCGCGATCTCCCGCGCGGTGGGCGGCCGCCGCGACCTGATCACCGTGGTCGCCTGCGACGCCGCGGCCCAGAGCGCGCACTCGCTGTGCGCGGCCGGGGGAATCCCGCTGCTGGGCGGCGGGGGCACGGATCTGCGCACGGGCTTCGCCAAGGCCCTGCGCGCGGGAGCCCCGCCCGACGTCATCGTGGTCCTGACCGACGGGCAGACGCCCTGGCCGGACGCGCGGCCGCCGTGCCGGACGGTGGTGGGGCTCTTCCCCCGGCAGCGGTCCGGCGGATCGTGGGACGAGGATGATCCTGACTACGAGCCCGACACGCCGCCCGCGTGGGCGCGAGTGGTGACCATCGGGTCGGCCGCGTAG
- a CDS encoding HEAT repeat domain-containing protein: protein MDVGENEPYEPNGTSTDELFVRALAEVRADAGPAPALLALHARPTREVFGRAARLLAHDEPEERELGAQILRELGPRDDDGRRPFTRETIAVVLAELPSEPDPGVLGWLISVLGYHIAEETLDLVLGHLSHPAQPVRFSVAAALPRLADPDRTQDRVVDALLRLSEDEDADVRWYAVYALFHETAGVADADRVAWATDLTTRGDPERRDALRHLGTTLDDDADPALRAALQGGAPDPASRPA from the coding sequence GTGGACGTGGGGGAGAACGAGCCGTACGAGCCGAACGGCACGTCCACGGACGAGCTGTTCGTGAGGGCCCTGGCCGAAGTCCGCGCGGACGCCGGCCCCGCCCCCGCACTGCTCGCGCTGCACGCCCGGCCGACCCGTGAGGTCTTCGGCCGGGCGGCGCGCCTGCTGGCCCACGACGAACCCGAGGAGCGCGAGCTGGGGGCGCAGATCCTGCGCGAGCTGGGCCCCCGAGACGACGACGGCCGACGGCCGTTCACCCGGGAGACCATCGCGGTCGTCCTGGCGGAGCTGCCCAGCGAACCGGACCCCGGGGTGCTGGGCTGGCTGATCTCGGTCCTCGGCTACCACATCGCCGAGGAGACCCTCGACCTCGTGCTCGGCCACCTCTCCCACCCCGCGCAGCCGGTCCGCTTCTCCGTCGCCGCCGCCCTTCCCCGCCTGGCCGATCCCGACCGTACGCAGGACCGGGTCGTCGACGCCCTGCTCCGGCTGTCCGAGGACGAGGATGCCGACGTCCGCTGGTACGCCGTGTACGCGCTGTTCCACGAGACGGCCGGGGTCGCCGACGCGGACCGGGTGGCCTGGGCCACGGACCTGACCACCCGGGGGGACCCGGAACGCCGCGACGCGCTGCGCCACCTCGGCACCACCCTCGACGACGACGCCGACCCCGCCCTGCGCGCGGCCCTCCAGGGAGGCGCCCCGGACCCGGCTAGCCGGCCTGCTTGA
- a CDS encoding alpha/beta hydrolase produces the protein MTMPSPSTLRVSAAGLALAAALTACPTLASAAPAVPAAGAPAGTVPGTGLDRFHQQRLDWGGCAKGPDDTVGRDLDQAGVRCAEATVPLDYADPHGRTITVALSRLKATDTRHRIGSILLNNGGPGGTAVESPPDVRKSMKEVGARYDIIGFDPRFVGRSTPLDCGWPVGSSWFSSGAGRAGFDRQVTLQKSLADKCRATNAAVLPYISTRNTARDMDVIRGALGERKISYLGYSYGTYLGTVYTQMFPGRYDRVVLDGALAPGDFVPRLLKGTEPENERALSDWAAWAAGRDDAYGLGRTRAEVLATVDSVIAAAARGPLTVGAAPDAFRLDDTQVPFLLFMGNADDTGPARAALAEQMSVLAKAAKGEPTRLSPQFAATLRFALRGEHAQSGAVQAAIICADGTAPRDPEVYWRDIERSRATHPLFGPMSNNIGPCAFWDRPREEPTRVSSDAPMLIVAAEGDPRTTYKSSRKLHEQLPGSRLLTLQGANRHAVYGLYGNTCVDDGVNAYLASGRLPATDPTCVKQAG, from the coding sequence ATGACCATGCCCAGCCCGTCCACGCTCCGCGTCTCGGCCGCCGGCCTCGCCCTCGCCGCCGCGCTGACGGCCTGCCCCACCCTGGCCTCGGCGGCCCCGGCGGTCCCGGCGGCCGGGGCGCCCGCCGGGACCGTCCCCGGAACCGGGCTCGACCGGTTCCACCAGCAGCGCCTGGACTGGGGCGGCTGCGCCAAGGGCCCCGACGACACGGTGGGCCGCGACCTCGACCAGGCCGGGGTGCGGTGCGCGGAGGCGACCGTACCCCTGGACTACGCCGATCCCCACGGCCGGACGATCACCGTCGCGCTGTCCCGGCTCAAGGCGACCGACACCCGCCACCGCATCGGCTCGATCCTCCTCAACAACGGTGGGCCCGGCGGCACGGCCGTGGAATCGCCGCCGGACGTCCGCAAGTCGATGAAGGAGGTCGGCGCCCGCTACGACATCATCGGCTTCGACCCGCGCTTCGTCGGCCGCAGCACCCCGCTGGACTGCGGCTGGCCCGTGGGCAGTTCCTGGTTCTCCTCGGGCGCCGGCCGGGCGGGCTTCGACCGCCAGGTCACCCTGCAGAAGAGCCTCGCCGACAAGTGCCGCGCCACCAACGCCGCGGTGCTCCCGTACATCAGCACCCGCAACACGGCCCGGGACATGGACGTCATCCGCGGCGCGCTCGGCGAGCGGAAGATCTCCTACCTCGGCTACTCGTACGGCACCTATCTGGGCACGGTCTACACCCAGATGTTCCCGGGCCGCTACGACCGGGTGGTCCTCGACGGAGCGCTCGCCCCCGGCGACTTCGTCCCCCGGTTGCTGAAGGGCACCGAGCCGGAGAACGAGCGGGCCCTCTCCGACTGGGCCGCCTGGGCGGCGGGCCGCGACGACGCCTACGGTCTGGGCCGCACCCGGGCCGAGGTGCTCGCCACCGTCGACTCCGTCATCGCGGCGGCCGCGCGCGGCCCGCTGACCGTCGGCGCCGCCCCCGACGCCTTCCGGCTCGACGACACCCAGGTGCCGTTCCTCCTCTTCATGGGAAACGCGGACGACACCGGTCCCGCGCGGGCCGCGCTCGCCGAGCAGATGTCCGTGCTGGCCAAGGCGGCGAAGGGAGAACCGACCCGGCTGTCACCGCAGTTCGCCGCGACCCTCCGGTTCGCGCTGCGCGGTGAGCACGCCCAGTCGGGCGCCGTCCAGGCCGCGATCATCTGCGCGGACGGGACCGCCCCGCGCGACCCCGAGGTCTACTGGCGGGACATCGAGCGCAGCCGCGCCACGCACCCGCTGTTCGGGCCGATGAGCAACAACATCGGGCCGTGCGCCTTCTGGGACCGGCCGCGGGAGGAGCCCACCCGGGTGAGCAGTGACGCTCCGATGCTGATCGTGGCCGCCGAGGGCGACCCGCGCACCACGTACAAGAGCAGCCGCAAGCTGCACGAACAGCTGCCCGGCTCCCGGCTGCTCACCCTCCAGGGCGCCAACCGGCACGCGGTCTACGGCCTCTACGGCAACACCTGCGTGGACGACGGTGTCAACGCCTACCTGGCCAGCGGCCGGCTGCCCGCGACGGACCCGACCTGCGTCAAGCAGGCCGGCTAG
- a CDS encoding serine hydrolase domain-containing protein codes for MAVASALLTLAAPAAHASAAPRAANGGPASAGCGGARAAVAAGLDGLVTRHGIPGAAAEGSDPACGRWTAARGVADLATGRPMNAGDRLRIGSVTKTFTATVVVQLAAEGRIGLDVPVERYLPGLIRGNGYDGGSITVRQLLQHTSGLPDYVEAIAVTPVDDWRLRHFEPRELIATALRMPHPDKTWHYATTNYLIAGLIVEKVTGHGVEAEVNRRILAPLGLRDTYWPGDSTDIRGPHSHSYFPTGPGPLADGTEWNTTFGGAGGALISTPADVNRFFRALFGGELMPARWLAEMRRTVPADPERLWPGARYGLGLIASPLSCGGMWWGHGGTVPGGHRALGATGPGGRSIALALTKVPDGDPAEADYRAVVDSAFCTTDRTPPQEGS; via the coding sequence TTGGCCGTCGCCTCGGCCTTACTGACGCTCGCCGCCCCCGCGGCGCACGCGTCGGCCGCCCCCCGGGCGGCGAACGGCGGGCCCGCGTCGGCCGGTTGCGGCGGGGCGCGGGCGGCGGTCGCCGCCGGGCTGGACGGCCTGGTCACCCGGCACGGCATCCCGGGTGCGGCGGCCGAGGGGAGCGACCCGGCCTGCGGCCGCTGGACCGCGGCCCGCGGCGTCGCGGACCTGGCCACCGGCCGCCCGATGAACGCCGGGGACCGGCTGCGGATCGGCAGCGTCACCAAGACCTTCACCGCCACCGTCGTCGTGCAGCTCGCCGCGGAGGGCCGGATCGGGCTGGACGTCCCGGTCGAGCGGTACCTGCCCGGGCTGATCCGGGGCAACGGCTACGACGGCGGCTCCATCACCGTGCGCCAGCTGCTCCAGCACACCAGCGGCCTTCCCGATTACGTCGAGGCCATCGCCGTCACACCGGTCGACGACTGGCGGCTGCGCCACTTCGAGCCCCGCGAGCTGATCGCGACCGCGCTCCGGATGCCGCACCCGGACAAGACCTGGCACTACGCGACCACGAACTACCTCATCGCCGGTCTCATCGTCGAGAAGGTCACGGGACACGGGGTCGAGGCGGAGGTGAACCGCCGGATCCTGGCGCCCCTCGGCCTGCGCGACACCTACTGGCCGGGCGACAGCACGGACATCCGGGGCCCGCACTCGCACAGTTACTTCCCCACCGGCCCCGGCCCGCTGGCCGACGGAACCGAGTGGAACACCACCTTCGGCGGCGCGGGCGGCGCGCTGATCTCCACGCCCGCCGATGTGAACCGGTTCTTCCGCGCCCTGTTCGGGGGCGAGTTGATGCCCGCGCGCTGGCTCGCCGAGATGCGCCGCACCGTCCCCGCCGACCCCGAACGCCTCTGGCCGGGGGCCCGGTACGGGCTCGGGCTGATCGCCTCGCCGCTGTCGTGCGGCGGGATGTGGTGGGGGCACGGCGGGACGGTGCCCGGCGGCCACCGCGCGCTGGGCGCGACCGGCCCGGGCGGCCGGAGCATCGCCCTCGCCCTCACGAAGGTGCCGGACGGCGATCCGGCCGAAGCCGACTACCGCGCCGTCGTGGACAGCGCCTTCTGCACCACCGACCGCACCCCGCCCCAGGAGGGCTCATGA
- a CDS encoding serine/threonine-protein kinase, with protein sequence MSSAPSAEFFQPLKADDPAVVGGYRLAAVLGAGGMGKVYLSYTPGGRPIALKVIRSEFSEDPEFRRRFQQEVRSAERVQGLYTAPVIDSDTEGAQPWLATAYVPGPSLAHAVALHGALPLRSVLLLTVGVAEALHVIHGAGIVHRDLKPANVLLAADGPRVIDFGIARAADSTSLTSTGVSVGTPAYMAPEQASAGTITPATDVFALGQLVAFAAIGAPAFGDGPSHAVLYRIVHEDPDLSGLPDELRPLVTRCLSRDPAARPALTEIIELCQQISPQPLRQGEDWLPRTVAGSITERLKLPAPAPTPPPQQPATAPTPTPLPTPTEYSPQTPPPGGAHPYAPPAHTPPAHAVAAAPTQAAPGVQAAPAAPGLPPGYRPPPGYQTPQPGHHPQPYNPQAHNPGYPTGPHTYPGAYPPPARRPRRTGLIVAGSVAAAVVGLGIIGYLLPDTTGKGGDAKAGNGPGASAGGSSASPKKRADPQPAAYEGVDVTGNYALMLADNPPRPAEDHGGGVMYGKGDLYYYSDTLFGEDKLGSANGKLVLLNNTQQGSLETCRAETRYTEKIGLDQLTKGSQICVLSKAGHIAVATYRGKSGPDDPSKYITVDLTVWRNADDPKDR encoded by the coding sequence ATGAGCAGTGCGCCTTCGGCAGAGTTCTTCCAACCGCTCAAGGCGGACGACCCGGCCGTCGTGGGCGGCTACCGCCTCGCGGCCGTCCTGGGCGCGGGCGGCATGGGCAAGGTGTACCTCTCGTACACACCGGGCGGCCGCCCCATCGCCCTCAAGGTGATCCGCTCCGAGTTCAGCGAGGACCCCGAGTTCCGGCGGCGCTTCCAGCAGGAAGTGCGCTCCGCGGAGCGGGTGCAGGGCCTGTACACGGCCCCCGTCATCGATTCGGACACCGAGGGCGCGCAGCCCTGGCTGGCGACGGCCTACGTGCCCGGCCCCTCGCTCGCCCACGCCGTCGCCCTGCACGGAGCCCTGCCGCTGCGCAGCGTGCTGCTGCTGACGGTCGGGGTCGCGGAGGCCCTCCACGTCATCCACGGCGCGGGCATCGTCCACCGCGACCTCAAGCCCGCGAACGTGCTCCTCGCCGCCGACGGCCCCCGCGTGATCGACTTCGGCATCGCCCGCGCCGCCGACAGCACCTCCCTGACCAGCACCGGAGTCAGCGTCGGCACCCCCGCGTACATGGCGCCCGAGCAGGCGTCGGCCGGTACGATCACCCCCGCAACCGACGTCTTCGCCCTCGGCCAGCTGGTGGCCTTCGCCGCGATCGGCGCACCCGCCTTCGGTGACGGTCCCTCACACGCGGTGCTCTACCGCATCGTCCACGAGGACCCCGACCTCAGCGGCCTGCCCGACGAGCTGCGGCCGCTGGTGACGCGGTGCCTCAGTCGCGACCCGGCCGCGCGCCCCGCGCTGACCGAGATCATCGAGCTGTGCCAGCAGATCTCGCCGCAGCCGCTGCGCCAGGGGGAGGACTGGCTGCCCCGGACGGTCGCCGGTTCGATCACCGAGCGGCTGAAGCTCCCCGCCCCCGCGCCCACTCCGCCCCCGCAGCAGCCGGCCACCGCGCCGACGCCGACGCCGCTGCCCACGCCGACCGAGTACTCCCCGCAGACTCCGCCGCCGGGCGGCGCGCACCCGTACGCACCGCCCGCGCACACGCCGCCCGCACACGCGGTGGCCGCCGCCCCGACGCAGGCGGCACCGGGTGTCCAGGCCGCACCCGCCGCCCCGGGGCTCCCGCCCGGTTACCGGCCGCCGCCCGGTTACCAGACCCCGCAGCCCGGCCACCACCCGCAGCCGTACAACCCGCAGGCCCACAACCCGGGTTACCCCACCGGGCCGCACACCTACCCCGGTGCCTACCCGCCGCCGGCGCGGCGCCCCCGGCGGACCGGGCTGATCGTCGCCGGGTCCGTCGCGGCCGCGGTCGTCGGGCTCGGGATCATCGGCTACCTGCTCCCGGACACCACCGGGAAGGGCGGCGACGCCAAGGCGGGCAACGGCCCGGGCGCGAGCGCGGGCGGCTCCTCGGCCTCGCCCAAGAAGCGGGCCGACCCGCAGCCCGCCGCGTACGAGGGCGTCGACGTGACGGGGAACTACGCGCTGATGCTCGCCGACAACCCGCCGCGCCCGGCCGAGGACCACGGCGGTGGCGTGATGTACGGCAAGGGCGACCTCTACTACTACAGCGACACCCTGTTCGGGGAGGACAAGCTCGGCAGCGCGAACGGGAAGCTGGTCCTGCTGAACAACACGCAGCAGGGTTCGCTGGAGACCTGCCGCGCCGAGACCCGCTACACCGAGAAGATCGGGCTCGACCAGCTCACCAAGGGATCGCAGATCTGTGTGCTGAGCAAGGCGGGGCACATCGCGGTGGCGACCTACCGTGGCAAGTCGGGACCGGACGACCCGAGCAAGTACATCACCGTGGACCTGACGGTCTGGCGCAACGCCGACGACCCGAAGGACCGCTGA
- a CDS encoding helix-turn-helix transcriptional regulator has product MTTVAPDTDVRRHELAEFLRSRRERITPEQVGLPRGRRRRTPGLRREEVAQLSAVGVTWYTWLEQAREIQVSQQVLDSLARALLLDASERTHLFALAGSPDPTPHAPCPTVTPALRALLDQLGPVPAVVQNSRYDILAYNATYGRLLCDMDRVRPEDRNCMWLAFTNEEWRATVVDRAEVNRVMAAKFRASMAEHLAEPAWKTLLARLEAASPEFREVWARHEVVGQGGRSKYLRNPLVGLLHLEHTNLWLGPAAGSRLITYTPLDPETRERLERLERVASAAPVLAGRS; this is encoded by the coding sequence ATGACCACTGTGGCCCCCGATACGGACGTACGCCGGCACGAACTGGCCGAATTCCTGCGCAGCCGCCGGGAGCGCATCACCCCGGAGCAGGTCGGGCTGCCGCGCGGCCGCCGCCGTCGCACGCCCGGGCTGCGCCGCGAGGAGGTCGCCCAGCTCTCCGCCGTGGGCGTCACCTGGTACACCTGGCTGGAGCAGGCCCGCGAGATCCAGGTCTCCCAGCAGGTGCTGGACTCCCTGGCGCGGGCGCTGCTCCTGGACGCGAGCGAGCGGACGCACCTGTTCGCGCTGGCCGGGAGCCCCGATCCGACTCCGCACGCGCCGTGCCCGACCGTCACCCCCGCCCTGCGGGCGCTGCTCGACCAGCTGGGGCCGGTGCCCGCGGTGGTGCAGAACAGCCGGTACGACATCCTGGCGTACAACGCGACGTACGGGCGGCTGCTGTGCGACATGGACCGGGTGCGGCCCGAGGACCGCAACTGCATGTGGCTGGCCTTCACCAACGAGGAGTGGCGGGCGACGGTCGTCGACCGCGCGGAGGTGAACCGGGTGATGGCGGCCAAGTTCCGGGCCTCCATGGCGGAGCACCTGGCCGAGCCCGCCTGGAAGACGCTGCTCGCGCGGCTGGAGGCGGCGTCACCGGAATTCCGCGAGGTGTGGGCGCGGCACGAGGTGGTCGGCCAGGGCGGCCGGTCGAAGTACCTCCGCAATCCGCTGGTGGGGCTGCTCCACCTGGAACACACGAACCTGTGGCTCGGACCGGCGGCCGGATCGCGGCTCATCACCTACACGCCGCTGGACCCGGAGACCCGCGAACGGCTGGAGCGCCTGGAACGTGTGGCGTCGGCCGCGCCGGTCCTCGCCGGGCGGAGCTGA